Proteins encoded by one window of Nicotiana tabacum cultivar K326 chromosome 10, ASM71507v2, whole genome shotgun sequence:
- the LOC107782101 gene encoding CBL-interacting serine/threonine-protein kinase 14, whose protein sequence is MPDILDNSSYPSLSDVAAAGGEITPAELVNSNLFGKYELGKLLGCGAFGKVYHARDINTGQNVAIKVVSKQRILKGGLTAHVKREISIMRRLHHPHIVRLYEILATKTKIYFVLEFAKGGELFAKLSKGRFSEDLSRRYFQQLISAVGYCHSRGVYHRDLKPENLLLDENWDLKVTDFGLSAVTDQIRPDGLLHTLCGTPAYVAPEILAKKGYDGAKVDVWSCGIILFVFNAGYLPFNDTNLMTMYRKIYKGEFRCPKWTSPQLKRLLTRLLDTNPVTRITIEEIKDDPWFQKGYQEVKPDHEFEFKSWSGSDFDPDSFPGSNSDRNFLNAFDIISFSTGFNFTDLLKGNGGFVDKERFVSAESPEKIIGKIEAVAKIEGMEAERSGATVTVEGQNGNFRLLAEVNRLTEKLVIVEIQKKEIEGEIWKKKFKPQISEFVYQGEEPVSGS, encoded by the coding sequence ATGCCAGATATCTTAGATAACAGTTCATATCCGTCACTCTCCGACGTGGCCGCCGCCGGCGGTGAAATAACTCCGGCGGAGTTGGTGAATTCAAACCTTTTCGGCAAATATGAGCTGGGAAAACTCCTGGGTTGTGGCGCGTTTGGCAAAGTGTATCATGCCAGAGACATTAATACAGGACAAAACGTCGCGATAAAGGTTGTCAGCAAACAGAGGATCCTCAAAGGTGGTCTGACGGCTCACGTTAAGCGAGAAATCTCTATCATGCGCCGGCTGCATCACCCGCATATCGTGCGCCTGTACGAAATTCTCGCCACCAAGACAAAAATATATTTCGTCCTGGAATTCGCTAAAGGCGGTGAACTTTTCGCGAAATTGTCTAAAGGCCGGTTTAGCGAAGATCTAAGCCGTCGATATTTTCAGCAGTTAATCTCCGCCGTTGGATACTGCCACTCACGTGGGGTTTACCACCGTGATTTGAAACCTGAAAATTTATTACTGGACGAAAATTGGGACCTAAAAGTTACTGATTTCGGGTTAAGTGCTGTTACGGATCAGATCCGACCCGATGGGTTGCTCCATACACTTTGTGGGACCCCTGCTTACGTGGCCCCGGAGATTTTGGCGAAGAAAGGTTACGATGGTGCTAAGGTGGATGTATGGTCCTGTGGTATTATACTTTTTGTGTTTAATGCTGGGTATCTACCTTTCAACGATACAAATTTAATGACCATGTACCGAAAAATTTACAAAGGTGAATTTCGGTGCCCGAAATGGACCTCGCCCCAGTTGAAACGGTTGTTGACCCGGTTACTTGATACCAACCCGGTTACTCGGATCACTATTGAGGAGATCAAGGATGACCCGTGGTTTCAAAAAGGGTACCAAGAGGTGAAACCGGATCACGAATTCGAATTCAAGTCTTGGTCGGGTTCGGATTTTGACCCGGATTCATTTCCGGGTTCGAATTCTGACAGAAATTTCCTGAATGCATTTGATATTATTTCATTTTCTACCGGATTTAATTTTACCGATTTGCTTAAGGGCAATGGTGGATTTGTCGATAAGGAACGGTTTGTATCGGCAGAGTCCCCTGAGAAGATCATCGGAAAAATCGAGGCCGTGGCGAAGATAGAGGGAATGGAGGCAGAGAGGAGTGGCGCGACCGTGACGGTGGAGGGGCAGAATGGTAATTTTAGGCTTCTAGCGGAGGTTAACCGGTTAACGGAGAAACTGGTAATAGTGGAAATTCAAAAAAAGGAGATTGAAGGGGAAATATGGAAGAAGAAATTTAAACCACAGATAAGTGAATTTGTTTATCAAGGTGAAGAACCCGTTTCTGGTAGCTGA